Proteins encoded by one window of Pseudonocardia sp. HH130629-09:
- a CDS encoding TetR/AcrR family transcriptional regulator yields the protein MRGDEIRSAALAEFARRGYEATTMADIGAAVGIRGPSLYKHVRSKQELLASVIDATMRALLAEHDAAVAGVADPAERLRRAVEAHVRFHARNRLEAFVGNRELRSLTEPHRSEVLGLRADYEQRFRRLITGGVEAGVFSVASPQLASYAILDQGMGVAVWFRDDAGPAENEVAWQLAEFALRLVGAGPGPVRSP from the coding sequence GTGCGGGGCGACGAGATCCGGTCGGCGGCGCTGGCGGAGTTCGCCCGTCGCGGCTACGAGGCGACGACGATGGCCGACATCGGCGCGGCGGTCGGCATCCGCGGCCCGAGCCTCTACAAGCACGTCCGCTCCAAGCAGGAGCTGCTCGCCTCGGTCATCGACGCGACCATGCGCGCCCTGCTGGCCGAGCACGACGCCGCGGTCGCCGGGGTCGCCGACCCGGCCGAGCGGCTGCGCCGCGCGGTCGAGGCCCACGTGCGGTTCCACGCCCGCAACCGCCTGGAGGCCTTCGTCGGCAACCGGGAGCTGCGCAGCCTGACCGAGCCGCACCGGTCCGAGGTGCTCGGGCTGCGTGCCGACTACGAGCAGCGCTTCCGCCGTCTGATCACCGGCGGGGTCGAGGCCGGCGTGTTCTCGGTGGCCTCGCCGCAGCTGGCCTCGTACGCGATCCTGGACCAGGGGATGGGCGTCGCGGTGTGGTTCCGCGACGACGCGGGCCCGGCCGAGAACGAGGTCGCCTGGCAGCTCGCGGAGTTCGCGCTGCGCCTCGTCGGAGCCGGGCCCGGGCCGGTCAGGAGCCCGTGA
- a CDS encoding enoyl-CoA hydratase-related protein — MRAVVLTGGDRVFCVGGDVELFTGCTPEELPRVLREVTDLFHPTVERLSTMDAPVVAAVHGAAAGMGLALVCAADVVVAEDAVVTTAYGGIGLTATEALEWGLVTRMVPAAEVDAVAREYATTIADGPTQAFGAVRRLLRRSSESDLHTHLADEQRSVVEAGRSHDLVEGTRALAERRRPRFTGS, encoded by the coding sequence GTGCGGGCCGTGGTGCTCACCGGCGGGGACCGGGTGTTCTGCGTCGGCGGCGACGTCGAGCTGTTCACCGGCTGCACCCCCGAGGAGCTCCCCCGGGTCCTGCGCGAGGTCACCGACCTGTTCCACCCCACCGTCGAACGCCTGTCCACGATGGACGCCCCGGTGGTCGCGGCGGTGCACGGCGCCGCCGCCGGGATGGGCCTGGCACTGGTGTGCGCCGCGGACGTCGTCGTCGCCGAGGACGCCGTAGTCACCACCGCCTACGGCGGCATCGGGCTCACCGCGACCGAGGCCCTGGAGTGGGGCCTGGTGACCCGGATGGTGCCCGCCGCCGAGGTCGACGCGGTGGCGCGGGAGTACGCGACGACGATCGCGGACGGCCCGACACAGGCGTTCGGCGCGGTGCGCCGGCTGCTGCGCCGCAGCAGCGAGTCCGACCTGCACACCCACCTCGCCGACGAGCAGCGCTCGGTGGTCGAAGCCGGGCGCAGCCACGACCTGGTCGAGGGGACGCGGGCCCTCGCCGAGCGCAGGCGCCCCCGTTTCACGGGCTCCTGA
- a CDS encoding enoyl-CoA hydratase/isomerase family protein has product MHEDRAIHRVTGGLAEIRPTRDRGNAIDPAMVEAIDAAVRAVEADETVRSVLLTAAGPAFCVGGDLGFFRSRVDDLPAQLDSMIDTWHGSTLRRLSALPVPVVAAVRGGVGGVGLGLVWGADVVVAADDVKLATGFTKLGMTGDGGSTWYLPRLVGMRRAQQLMLRSTPVGAEQALKWGLVSRVVPGDEVDTVARTIAEEFADGPTWAYGGIKQLLRDGDDRTHADGLLAEYRLMTAGAGRADVREGVIAFTERRASKFDGR; this is encoded by the coding sequence ATGCACGAGGACAGGGCCATCCACCGGGTCACCGGAGGACTCGCCGAGATCAGGCCGACCCGGGACCGGGGCAACGCGATCGACCCCGCGATGGTGGAGGCGATCGACGCCGCCGTCCGCGCCGTCGAGGCCGACGAGACCGTGCGCAGCGTGCTGCTCACCGCCGCCGGTCCGGCCTTCTGCGTCGGCGGCGACCTGGGTTTCTTCCGCAGCCGGGTGGACGACCTGCCCGCCCAGCTGGACTCGATGATCGACACGTGGCACGGCTCGACGCTGCGCAGGCTCTCCGCGCTGCCGGTCCCGGTCGTCGCGGCCGTGCGCGGCGGCGTCGGCGGCGTCGGGCTGGGACTGGTGTGGGGTGCCGACGTGGTCGTCGCCGCCGACGACGTGAAGCTCGCCACGGGGTTCACCAAGCTCGGCATGACCGGCGACGGCGGCAGCACCTGGTACCTGCCGCGACTCGTCGGGATGCGCCGCGCCCAGCAGCTCATGCTGCGCTCCACCCCGGTCGGCGCCGAGCAGGCGCTGAAATGGGGGCTGGTGTCGCGGGTCGTGCCCGGCGACGAGGTCGACACCGTCGCCCGGACCATCGCCGAGGAGTTCGCCGACGGCCCGACCTGGGCCTACGGCGGGATCAAGCAGCTGCTGCGCGACGGCGACGACCGCACCCACGCCGACGGCCTGCTCGCCGAGTACCGGCTGATGACGGCCGGTGCGGGGCGGGCCGACGTCCGCGAGGGCGTCATCGCGTTCACCGAGCGCCGCGCCTCGAAGTTCGACGGCCGATGA
- a CDS encoding RHO alpha subunit C-terminal catalytic domain-containing protein yields the protein MQHRAKANWKLLAENETDGYHPQFVHASIFSVAESGIGALYGEKSTAVTRDLGGGHSENDLRPEFRRLGVPLGWFGTTEEKVPRYAARMRETYGSDAHDILVEGGPHVMIFPNLFIAEIQLFTIQPLAADLTVQHVTAVQLKGAPEMNKRMPQQCIGSVGPAGMLLADDTEMYERNQAGVAELRPEWLDIRRGAEREYTDERGLTVGGATDETGMRGFWTHYRRLMTEGR from the coding sequence CTGCAGCACCGCGCGAAGGCGAACTGGAAGCTCCTCGCGGAGAACGAGACCGACGGCTACCACCCGCAGTTCGTGCACGCCTCGATCTTCAGCGTCGCGGAGAGCGGGATCGGGGCGCTCTACGGTGAGAAGTCGACCGCGGTGACCCGCGACCTCGGTGGCGGGCACAGCGAGAACGACCTGCGCCCGGAGTTCCGGAGGCTCGGCGTCCCGCTGGGCTGGTTCGGCACGACCGAGGAGAAGGTGCCGCGCTACGCGGCCCGGATGCGGGAGACCTACGGGTCCGACGCCCACGACATCCTGGTCGAGGGCGGACCCCACGTGATGATCTTCCCGAACCTGTTCATCGCCGAGATCCAGCTGTTCACGATCCAGCCGCTGGCCGCGGACCTCACCGTGCAGCACGTCACCGCGGTGCAGCTCAAGGGCGCGCCGGAGATGAACAAGCGGATGCCGCAGCAGTGCATCGGGTCGGTCGGGCCGGCCGGGATGCTGCTGGCCGACGACACCGAGATGTACGAGCGCAACCAGGCAGGCGTCGCCGAGCTGCGCCCAGAGTGGCTCGACATCCGGCGCGGCGCGGAGCGCGAGTACACCGACGAGCGTGGCCTCACCGTCGGCGGGGCCACCGACGAGACCGGTATGCGCGGGTTCTGGACGCACTACCGGCGGTTGATGACGGAGGGCCGATGA
- a CDS encoding aromatic-ring-hydroxylating dioxygenase subunit beta, producing MTTTEPATGLDLRTVEQFLYREARYADEHRYSDWEALWTPDALYWVPANDDDADRTTQMSIIHDNRNRIATRIRQYRTGRRHSQVPASRLRRVVSNVEILGTVPETGDTEVGANFVLVESRERGTQLWAGRYTYRLRVVDGELAMSYKKVALVDNARAIATLAFLV from the coding sequence ATGACCACCACCGAGCCGGCCACCGGGCTCGACCTGCGCACCGTCGAGCAGTTCCTCTACCGCGAGGCGCGCTACGCCGACGAGCACCGTTACTCCGACTGGGAGGCGCTCTGGACCCCGGACGCCCTCTACTGGGTGCCCGCGAACGACGACGACGCCGACCGCACGACCCAGATGTCGATCATCCACGACAACCGCAACCGGATCGCCACCCGGATCCGCCAGTACCGCACGGGGCGCCGGCACTCCCAGGTGCCTGCGTCGCGGCTGCGTCGGGTCGTGTCCAACGTGGAGATACTCGGTACCGTGCCCGAGACCGGGGACACCGAGGTCGGCGCCAACTTCGTGCTCGTCGAGTCCCGCGAGCGCGGCACCCAGCTGTGGGCCGGGCGCTACACCTACCGGCTGCGTGTGGTCGACGGGGAGCTCGCGATGTCCTACAAGAAGGTCGCGCTGGTGGACAACGCCCGCGCGATCGCGACGCTGGCGTTCCTGGTCTGA
- a CDS encoding enoyl-CoA hydratase/isomerase family protein: MSPDLGTDPGTDPGTDPGTGPDTAPVLSRIEERADGRVAHLTLNRPQARNAITVALAGALHASLVAAAAEVDVVVVRGAGGHFCAGGGFHEVSRLREDGPEALRPLFETFVGACQLIADLPIPVVAAVEGYAMAGGFELVQSVDIALVREDAVLADNHANFGMIPGGGGSQRLPRIVGTPRALGHILLGDRLSGRDAVDWGIAYACAPADGFEALVENTVANLLGEDPGALARIKQLVRGGLDDPLGDGLSAETAATLAHLDGERAGAGIGRFTGRTRT, translated from the coding sequence GTGAGCCCCGACCTCGGCACCGACCCCGGCACCGACCCCGGCACCGACCCCGGCACCGGCCCGGACACCGCACCGGTCCTGTCCCGGATCGAGGAGCGCGCCGACGGGCGCGTCGCCCACCTGACGCTGAACCGGCCGCAGGCCCGCAACGCGATCACCGTCGCGCTGGCCGGCGCCCTGCACGCGTCGCTGGTGGCGGCCGCGGCCGAGGTCGACGTCGTCGTGGTGCGTGGGGCGGGCGGGCACTTCTGCGCGGGCGGGGGCTTCCACGAGGTCTCCCGACTGCGCGAGGACGGCCCGGAGGCGCTGCGACCGCTGTTCGAGACCTTCGTCGGTGCGTGCCAGCTGATCGCGGACCTGCCGATCCCGGTCGTCGCCGCCGTGGAGGGCTACGCGATGGCCGGCGGCTTCGAGCTGGTCCAGTCCGTCGACATCGCGCTCGTCCGCGAGGACGCGGTGCTCGCCGACAACCACGCCAACTTCGGCATGATCCCCGGCGGTGGCGGGTCGCAGCGGCTGCCCCGCATCGTGGGGACCCCACGCGCACTCGGGCACATCCTGCTCGGCGACCGGCTCTCGGGCCGCGACGCCGTCGACTGGGGGATCGCCTACGCCTGCGCCCCGGCCGACGGGTTCGAGGCCCTCGTCGAGAACACCGTCGCCAACCTGCTCGGCGAGGACCCCGGCGCGCTGGCCCGGATCAAGCAGCTCGTGCGCGGCGGGCTGGACGACCCGCTGGGCGACGGCCTGTCCGCCGAGACCGCCGCCACCCTCGCCCACCTGGACGGGGAACGGGCCGGTGCGGGCATCGGCCGCTTCACCGGAAGGACACGCACGTGA
- a CDS encoding enoyl-CoA hydratase/isomerase family protein: protein MTVTDQLVLFDLDEDGVGRLRLNRPEAANGMNVPFLRALYDAVMTATGQAGLRVLLLTGEGPHFCAGGDVKTFAAKGEALPDYLREATAWLQNVAQALLALPVPVVTAVHGFAAGGGGLGLVCASDIVLAGESAKFMSGAARVAMAPDAGSSVTLPQLVGLRKAMEILLLNPTLTAAEAVEIGLITRVVADDALHDEALAVARTLAAGAPRALGAVKRLVWSGLGARVEAQLPEEARTVSELSGTADAREGLAAVLERRRPRFTGR, encoded by the coding sequence GTGACCGTCACCGACCAGCTGGTCCTGTTCGACCTCGACGAGGACGGCGTCGGCCGGCTGCGCCTCAACCGCCCCGAGGCCGCCAACGGCATGAACGTGCCGTTCCTGCGCGCGCTCTACGACGCCGTCATGACCGCCACCGGGCAGGCCGGCCTGCGGGTGCTCCTGCTGACCGGCGAGGGCCCGCACTTCTGCGCCGGCGGTGACGTGAAGACCTTCGCCGCCAAGGGTGAGGCGCTCCCGGACTACCTGCGCGAGGCCACCGCCTGGCTGCAGAACGTCGCGCAGGCCCTGCTGGCGCTGCCCGTCCCGGTGGTCACGGCGGTGCACGGGTTCGCCGCGGGCGGCGGGGGACTGGGCCTGGTGTGTGCCTCCGACATCGTGCTCGCCGGGGAGTCGGCGAAGTTCATGTCGGGCGCCGCGCGGGTCGCCATGGCACCCGACGCGGGCTCGTCGGTGACGCTGCCCCAGCTCGTCGGGCTGCGCAAGGCGATGGAGATCCTGCTGCTCAACCCCACGCTGACCGCCGCCGAGGCCGTCGAGATCGGGCTGATCACCCGGGTGGTCGCCGACGACGCGCTGCACGACGAGGCGCTCGCCGTCGCCCGCACCCTGGCCGCCGGCGCGCCGCGTGCGCTCGGTGCCGTCAAGCGGCTGGTCTGGTCCGGGCTCGGCGCCCGGGTCGAGGCCCAGCTGCCGGAGGAGGCCCGCACGGTCTCCGAGCTGTCCGGCACCGCGGACGCCCGCGAGGGGCTCGCCGCCGTGCTCGAACGGCGCCGGCCCCGGTTCACCGGCCGCTGA
- a CDS encoding SDR family NAD(P)-dependent oxidoreductase, whose product MAGVEGRVVAITGAGNGLGREYALVLARAGAKVVVNDLGGSRDGRGSGSSAAEAVVAEIRAEGGEATANHDSVATSEGGAAVVTTALEAYGRIDGVVANAGILRDRSFHSMTDDDWDAVQRVHLYGAYHVTHAAWPHLREQGHGRVVVATSTSGIYGNFGQANYGAAKGGLIGLINTLAIEGRKRGITANAIAPMAATRMTSDIAPPEVLAKLDPAHVAPVVGYLLTDECTETGSVLVVGGGEVHRVAQFRSKGVTFAEVPTIDQVGDRFAEIVDLDGAVVGTTPVG is encoded by the coding sequence ATGGCAGGAGTCGAGGGACGCGTCGTCGCGATCACCGGGGCGGGCAACGGCCTGGGCCGCGAGTACGCGCTGGTGCTGGCGCGGGCGGGCGCGAAGGTCGTCGTCAACGACCTCGGTGGGTCGCGGGACGGCCGCGGCAGCGGATCGAGCGCCGCGGAAGCCGTCGTCGCCGAGATCCGTGCCGAGGGTGGCGAGGCCACGGCGAACCACGACAGCGTGGCCACGTCCGAGGGCGGCGCCGCGGTCGTCACGACCGCGCTGGAGGCCTACGGCCGCATCGACGGCGTCGTGGCGAACGCCGGCATCCTGCGGGACAGGTCGTTCCACTCGATGACCGACGACGACTGGGACGCCGTGCAGCGCGTGCACCTCTACGGCGCCTACCACGTGACCCACGCGGCCTGGCCGCACCTGCGCGAGCAGGGCCACGGCCGGGTCGTCGTCGCCACCTCGACCTCGGGGATCTACGGCAACTTCGGGCAGGCCAACTACGGCGCCGCCAAGGGCGGGCTGATCGGGCTCATCAACACCCTGGCCATCGAGGGCCGCAAGCGCGGCATCACCGCGAACGCGATCGCGCCGATGGCGGCGACCCGGATGACCTCCGACATCGCGCCGCCGGAGGTGCTCGCGAAGCTCGACCCGGCGCACGTCGCCCCGGTCGTCGGCTACCTGCTGACCGACGAGTGCACCGAGACCGGCAGCGTCCTGGTCGTCGGTGGCGGCGAGGTTCACCGCGTCGCGCAGTTCCGCAGCAAGGGCGTGACCTTCGCGGAGGTCCCGACCATCGACCAGGTCGGTGACCGGTTCGCCGAGATCGTCGACCTCGACGGTGCCGTCGTCGGCACGACCCCGGTCGGGTGA
- a CDS encoding aldehyde dehydrogenase family protein — translation MTVTDSTSPEATDATDATEASDAAATVACLRRTFESGRTRPLAWRRRQLHGIERLVAEREPDIAAALAQDLGRPAPYAWLGDIASTAAEAAYARKHLKRWMRRRRTSLPLSMLPGRGFYQYEPLGTVLVIGPWNYPVYLTLGLLVAAVAAGNTAVVKPSEHAPATSALMARLIPEYLDPDAVAVLEGDAAVTQALLAQGLDLAFFTGGPGIGKKVMAAAAEHLTPVVLELGGKSPVIVTTDADIDVAARRIAWVKLLNSGQTCIAPDYVLVEESVRDRLVAGIVATVREFRAGEPATQPIVDDRQFARIAGLLDDHGGTVALGGGTDAASHAIEPTVLVDPSPDSAVMADEIFGPILPVLTVRSVDEALRFVNDRPKPLGLYLFTGSKAVKERVLTGTSSGGVVVNHLAMHCLVPQLPFGGVGNSGMGAYHGEWGFHAFSHRKAVLDKPAKPDPSLMYPPYTDRKMALLRRFF, via the coding sequence GTGACCGTCACCGACAGCACGTCCCCCGAGGCCACGGACGCCACGGACGCCACGGAGGCCTCGGACGCCGCGGCCACCGTCGCCTGCCTGCGCCGGACCTTCGAGTCCGGCCGGACCCGGCCGCTCGCCTGGCGGCGCCGCCAGCTGCACGGCATCGAGCGGCTGGTCGCCGAGCGCGAGCCGGACATCGCCGCCGCGCTCGCGCAGGACCTGGGCCGCCCCGCGCCCTACGCCTGGCTCGGCGACATCGCCTCCACCGCGGCCGAGGCCGCCTATGCCCGCAAGCACCTCAAGCGCTGGATGCGCCGGCGACGGACGTCGCTGCCGCTGTCCATGCTGCCCGGCCGCGGCTTCTACCAGTACGAGCCGCTGGGCACGGTGCTGGTCATCGGGCCGTGGAACTACCCGGTCTACCTGACGCTCGGCCTGCTGGTGGCCGCGGTCGCGGCCGGCAACACCGCGGTGGTCAAGCCGTCCGAGCACGCCCCGGCCACCTCCGCGCTGATGGCCCGGCTGATCCCGGAGTACCTGGACCCGGACGCGGTCGCCGTGCTGGAGGGCGACGCCGCGGTCACCCAGGCCCTGCTCGCGCAGGGCCTGGACCTGGCGTTCTTCACCGGCGGCCCGGGGATCGGCAAGAAGGTGATGGCCGCCGCGGCCGAGCACCTGACGCCGGTGGTGCTGGAGCTGGGCGGCAAGAGCCCGGTGATCGTGACCACCGATGCCGACATCGACGTCGCGGCCCGCCGGATCGCCTGGGTGAAGCTGCTGAACTCCGGCCAGACCTGCATCGCACCGGACTACGTGTTGGTCGAGGAGTCGGTGCGGGACCGCCTGGTCGCGGGGATCGTCGCGACCGTGCGGGAGTTCCGCGCGGGGGAGCCCGCCACCCAGCCGATCGTCGACGACCGGCAGTTCGCCCGGATCGCGGGCCTGCTCGACGACCACGGCGGGACCGTCGCGCTCGGCGGTGGCACCGACGCGGCCTCGCACGCGATCGAGCCGACCGTGCTGGTCGACCCGTCGCCGGACTCGGCGGTGATGGCCGACGAGATCTTCGGCCCGATCCTGCCGGTGCTCACCGTGCGCTCCGTCGACGAGGCGCTGCGCTTCGTCAACGACCGCCCGAAGCCGCTGGGCCTGTACCTGTTCACCGGGTCCAAGGCGGTCAAGGAGCGGGTGCTCACCGGGACGAGCTCGGGCGGCGTGGTGGTCAACCACCTGGCCATGCACTGCCTCGTCCCGCAGCTGCCCTTCGGCGGTGTGGGCAACAGCGGGATGGGCGCCTACCACGGCGAGTGGGGCTTCCACGCGTTCAGCCACCGCAAGGCGGTGCTGGACAAGCCGGCCAAGCCGGACCCGTCGCTGATGTACCCGCCCTACACCGACCGGAAGATGGCCCTGCTGCGGAGGTTCTTCTGA
- a CDS encoding alpha/beta fold hydrolase — translation MHVGGVGTPMVLLHGATSSWRAWRPVLPALKRHHHVVAPTLAGHHGGPVLSVAPENVVPAIVDAVEVALDEAGIDRAHLVGNSLGGWVALELARRGRSRSVVALSPAGAWATPADLDRLLRLFRIGGRIGRLPGTGAVLRPRAVRRLLLRAVSEHPEVLSQADVGELVEDLAGCAVLADLLAGAPDSGGLAPFTPEGPVMIAWGERDRILPFPRYGRPMVEAVRGAQLVRVPVVGHVPMADAPALVSSLITRFTARVDRDADPAEH, via the coding sequence GTGCACGTCGGCGGGGTCGGTACGCCGATGGTCCTGCTGCACGGCGCGACGTCGTCGTGGCGGGCCTGGCGGCCGGTCCTGCCGGCGCTGAAGCGCCACCACCACGTCGTCGCGCCCACGCTGGCGGGGCACCACGGCGGCCCGGTGCTGTCGGTGGCCCCCGAGAATGTGGTGCCCGCGATCGTCGACGCCGTCGAGGTCGCGCTGGACGAGGCCGGCATCGACCGGGCCCACCTGGTGGGCAACTCGCTCGGCGGGTGGGTCGCGCTGGAGCTGGCCCGCCGCGGCCGGTCGCGGTCGGTCGTCGCGCTGTCCCCGGCCGGGGCGTGGGCGACACCGGCGGACCTCGACCGGCTGCTGCGGCTGTTCCGCATCGGCGGGCGGATCGGGCGGCTGCCGGGCACGGGTGCGGTGCTGCGGCCGCGTGCGGTGCGCCGCCTGCTGCTGCGGGCGGTCTCCGAGCACCCGGAGGTGCTGTCGCAGGCCGACGTCGGGGAGCTGGTCGAGGACCTGGCGGGCTGCGCGGTGCTGGCCGACCTGCTCGCCGGGGCCCCGGACTCGGGTGGGCTCGCCCCGTTCACGCCGGAGGGCCCGGTGATGATCGCCTGGGGGGAGCGGGACCGGATCCTGCCCTTCCCACGCTACGGCCGTCCGATGGTCGAGGCCGTCCGCGGCGCGCAGCTGGTCCGGGTGCCGGTGGTGGGACACGTGCCGATGGCCGACGCCCCGGCCCTGGTCTCGTCGCTGATCACCCGGTTCACGGCGCGGGTCGACCGCGACGCGGACCCGGCCGAGCACTGA
- a CDS encoding TetR/AcrR family transcriptional regulator, protein MARRTNAVAPAATDDTDATDTKSARTRARLLDAAARVLSEKGFAGTRLSDIAKAAQIQAPAIYYYYPSREDLIEDVVATGAISLRDHLSQVLEALPPDTPPAERIAAAVEAQLRHELQLSDYARAVVRNANQLPEHLSARARVHIGEFHDIWRGLVEDLRATGQLRHDVEPSIGRMLVIGSLNWTVEWWDPQRGDIDRTITVAQSMVLHALRP, encoded by the coding sequence GTGGCCCGCAGGACGAACGCGGTGGCCCCAGCCGCCACCGACGACACCGACGCGACCGACACCAAGTCGGCTCGCACCCGTGCCCGCCTGCTGGACGCCGCGGCGCGGGTCCTGAGCGAGAAGGGCTTCGCGGGGACCCGGCTGTCCGACATCGCGAAGGCCGCGCAGATCCAGGCGCCGGCGATCTACTACTACTACCCGTCCCGTGAGGACCTGATCGAGGACGTCGTCGCGACGGGCGCGATCTCGCTGCGCGACCACCTGTCCCAGGTCCTCGAGGCACTGCCGCCGGACACCCCACCCGCCGAGCGGATCGCCGCGGCGGTGGAGGCGCAGCTCCGGCACGAGCTGCAGCTGTCCGACTACGCCCGGGCGGTCGTCCGCAACGCCAACCAGCTGCCCGAGCACCTGTCGGCCCGTGCCCGCGTGCACATCGGGGAGTTCCACGACATCTGGCGCGGACTGGTCGAGGACCTGCGCGCCACCGGGCAGCTGCGGCACGACGTGGAACCGTCCATCGGCCGCATGCTCGTCATAGGCTCGCTGAACTGGACGGTCGAGTGGTGGGACCCGCAGCGGGGCGACATCGACCGGACGATCACGGTCGCCCAGTCGATGGTGCTACACGCGCTGCGGCCGTGA
- a CDS encoding ABC transporter ATP-binding protein, translated as MTGVEVKVEGLTKSFGPANIWSDVTLTLPAGEVSVLLGPSGTGKSVFLKSLIGLLKPERGSIVIEGVDLCKCSESELYEIRKLFGVLFQDGALFGSMNLFDNIAFPLREHTRKSESAIRDIVMEKIDMVGLVGAEGKLPGEISGGMRKRAGLARALVLDPKIILFDEPDSGLDPVRTAYLNQLIIDLNAMTDSTFLIVTHDINSAQTVPDNIGLLYRKHLAMFGPREVLLTSDEPVVAQFLNGRREGPIGMSEEKDAAQAAREMEEAGELEGRPPMKPQLVASTGMPDRKAVHRRRERVEAMLHELPQSAQEAIREQHAETDATAQLAAPSRDGSTRQEARAGAGGDDSPTDVQPQVRG; from the coding sequence ATGACGGGCGTCGAGGTGAAGGTCGAAGGGCTGACGAAGTCCTTCGGTCCGGCCAACATCTGGTCGGACGTGACACTGACCCTGCCCGCGGGCGAGGTGTCGGTGCTGCTGGGCCCGTCGGGTACCGGCAAGTCGGTGTTCCTGAAGTCGCTGATCGGGCTGCTGAAGCCCGAGCGGGGATCGATCGTCATCGAGGGTGTGGATCTGTGCAAGTGCTCGGAGTCCGAGCTGTACGAGATCCGGAAGCTGTTCGGGGTGCTGTTCCAGGACGGTGCGTTGTTCGGGTCGATGAACCTGTTCGACAACATCGCGTTCCCGTTGCGGGAGCACACGCGCAAGTCGGAGTCGGCGATCCGGGACATCGTCATGGAGAAGATCGACATGGTCGGTCTGGTGGGTGCGGAGGGGAAGCTGCCGGGGGAGATCTCGGGTGGTATGCGCAAGCGTGCGGGGTTGGCGCGGGCGTTGGTGCTGGATCCGAAGATCATTCTGTTCGATGAGCCGGACTCGGGTCTGGATCCGGTGCGGACGGCGTACCTGAACCAGTTGATCATCGATCTGAACGCGATGACGGACTCGACGTTCCTGATCGTGACCCATGACATCAACTCGGCGCAGACGGTGCCGGACAACATCGGTCTGCTGTATCGCAAGCATCTGGCGATGTTCGGTCCGCGGGAGGTGTTGTTGACCTCGGACGAGCCGGTGGTGGCGCAGTTCCTGAACGGTCGTCGTGAGGGTCCGATCGGGATGTCGGAGGAGAAGGACGCCGCGCAGGCCGCCCGGGAGATGGAGGAGGCGGGTGAGCTGGAGGGTCGTCCGCCGATGAAGCCGCAGCTGGTGGCCTCGACGGGGATGCCGGACCGGAAGGCGGTCCACCGTCGCCGGGAGCGCGTCGAGGCGATGCTGCACGAGCTGCCGCAGTCGGCGCAGGAGGCGATCCGCGAGCAGCACGCCGAGACCGACGCCACCGCGCAGCTCGCCGCGCCGTCGCGGGACGGCAGCACCCGGCAGGAGGCGCGGGCGGGAGCGGGCGGCGACGACTCGCCCACCGACGTGCAGCCGCAGGTGCGGGGCTGA
- a CDS encoding ABC transporter ATP-binding protein, translating to MTPLEIDDVHVVAGTATLVAGVSLTVGPGEVVGLLGPNGSGKSSLLRTVYRVGVPSSGTVLVEGTDVRRAPARWVAQRVGVVLQDMPSDFPLTVREVVAMGRSPHKRPLAADDPVDDALVAAALELLELSRLAGRRFATLSGGERQRALVARALVGRPALLVMDEPTNHLDVRHQLELLTLVRELGLPTLVALHDLNLAARYCDRLCLLDAGRAVATGTPAQVLTPERIAAVYGVTATVLAHPSADCPLIVLSP from the coding sequence GTGACCCCCCTGGAGATCGACGACGTGCACGTCGTCGCCGGGACGGCCACGCTGGTCGCCGGGGTCTCGCTGACCGTCGGCCCGGGCGAGGTGGTCGGGCTGCTCGGCCCGAACGGCAGCGGCAAGTCCTCGCTGCTGCGCACCGTCTACCGGGTCGGGGTGCCGTCGTCGGGGACGGTCCTGGTCGAGGGGACCGACGTGCGGCGGGCCCCGGCGCGGTGGGTGGCCCAGCGGGTCGGCGTGGTCCTGCAGGACATGCCCTCGGACTTCCCGCTGACCGTGCGCGAGGTCGTCGCGATGGGGCGCTCGCCGCACAAGCGCCCGCTCGCCGCCGACGACCCGGTCGACGACGCCCTGGTCGCCGCCGCCCTGGAGCTGCTGGAACTCTCCCGCCTCGCCGGACGACGCTTCGCCACGTTGTCCGGCGGCGAGCGGCAGCGCGCACTGGTCGCGCGGGCGCTGGTCGGGCGCCCGGCGCTGCTGGTGATGGACGAGCCGACCAACCACCTCGACGTCCGCCACCAGCTGGAGCTGCTGACGCTGGTGCGCGAGCTGGGCCTGCCCACGCTGGTGGCCCTGCACGACCTGAACCTGGCCGCGCGCTACTGCGACCGGCTGTGCCTGCTCGACGCCGGCCGGGCCGTGGCCACGGGGACACCCGCGCAGGTACTGACCCCGGAGCGGATCGCCGCGGTCTACGGCGTCACCGCGACGGTGCTGGCGCACCCGTCGGCGGACTGCCCGCTGATCGTGCTGTCCCCCTGA